The Candidatus Methylomirabilota bacterium DNA segment GGCCCGGGCGGGCAGGGAGTCAACACCGCCGACTCGGCCGTCCGGATCACGCACCTGCCGACGGGCATCGTGGTCGCCTGCCAGAACGAGCGCTCCCAGCTTCGCAACCGCGACACGGCGATGCGCGTCCTCAAGGCGAGGCTGTACCAGGTCTACGAGAAGAAGCAGCGCGAGGAGCTGGCGGCGCTGACGGGCGAGAAGAAGGACGTCGCCTTCGGCAGCCAGATCCGGACCTACACCTTCCACCCCTACCAGATCATCAAGGACCACAGGACCGGGGTCGAGATCGGCAAGGTCGACGCCGTCATGGACGGCGAGATCGACCCCTTCATCGAGGCGTATCTCGCCTCGGGAAAGTCGGGCTAGCGTGGCCGCCGCGCAGCCAGAGGGACCCCTGCCCGAGGCGCCCCAGCCGGAGACACCCAAGCCGGAGACACCCAAGCCGGAGACAAATGACCTCATTCGGCGGCGCCTCGAGAAGCTGGAGGCGCTTCGCGCCGGCGGGATCGACCCGTTCGGGCAGCGTTTCGCGGTCACGCACTGGGCAGGCGAGCTCGGGCGCCGCTTTCACGCCGCGGGTGACGACCTGCTCAAGCAGGCCGGCCCCGTGGTCGTCGCCGGGCGGGTGGTCGCGCTCAGGCACCACGGGAAGACCTGCTTCGCGCACCTGCGCGACCAGTCCGGGCAGATACAGCTCTACGCCCGGGTGGACGGGCTCGGGGAGCGCTACGCGCTGTTCACCAACCTCGACGTCGGCGACTTCATCGGTGTGACAGGGGAGCTCTTCCGAACGCGCACTGGCGAGTTGACCGTCGCCGTCCGGAGCTTCGAGTTCCTCGCCAAGTCGCTCCGGCCGCTGCCGGAGAAATGGCACGGGCTCAAGGACGTCGAGACCCGGTACCGGCGCCGCTACGTCGACCTCGTGATGAACCCCCAGGTCCGCGAGGTCTTCGTGATCAAGAGCCGGCTGATCCGCGAGATGCGCGCCTTTCTGGACGCGCGTGGCTTCCTCGAGGTCGAGACCCCGATGATGCAACCCATTCCCGGCGGAGCGGCGGCCAAGCCCTTCGTGACGCACCACAACGCGTTGGACATGGCGCTCTACCTGCGCATCGCCCCCGAGCTGTATCTCAAGCGCCTGGTTGTCGGCGGGCTCGACCGCGTCTACGAGATCAACCGGAGCTTCCGCAACGAGGGGATCTCGACGCAGCACAACCCCGAGTTCACGATGCTGGAGTTCTACCAGGCCTACGCGGACTATGAGGACCTCATGAGCTTGACGGAGGAGATGCTCGCGCATCTCGGGCGGGAGGTCCTCGGAGCGACCACGCTCCGGTACCAGGGCGAAGAGGTGAGTCTCGCGGGCCCGTGGCCGCGCCTGCCGTTCTTCGATGCGATCTCCCGGGCCATCGGCGCCGCCGTCGGCCCGGAGACCCCTGAGGCCGCCTTGCGGAAGGCGGCGGTGGCGGCGGGCGTGCCGGAGCCCAAGGCGGGGGCGGGCGCCGTCGGCCTGTGGAAGGACGTCTTCGACACGCTCGTCGAGCAGACCCTGGTCCAGCCGACCTTCATCACCGACTTCCCCATCGAGCTCTCGCCGCTGTCCAAGCGCAAGACCGGCAACCCGCGGTTGGTGGACCGCTTCGAGCTGTTCATCTGCCGGCGGGAGATCGCCAACGCCTACTCGGAGCTCAACGACCCGGTAGACCAGCGCCGCCGCTTCGAGGAGCAGGCACGCGAGCGCGAGCGCGGCGATGAGGAAGCGCACTGGATGGATGAGGACTTCGTCCGCGCCCTCGAGTACGGCATGCCGCCGACGGCAGGCGAGGGGATCGGCATCGACCGGCTGGCCATGCTCTTCACCGACTCGCCGTCGATCCGCGACGTGATCCTGTTCCCCCACCTGCGCCCCGAGCGCGGCCAGGCTGGCCAGCCCGCGCCCGACGATGAAGAGGGCGAGGGCTGATGCCCGGCCGAGGCCTCCCCTTCGAGCTGTTCCTGGCGCTCCGCTATCTCCGCGCGCGCGGACAGCGCGCCAACTTCTCGCTCTTCGTCTGGATCGGCGTGGGAGGCGTCTTCCTGGGCGTCAGCGCCCTCATCGTGGTGCTGGCCGTGATGACCGGGTTCCAGGACGGCATCAAGGACAGGATCATCGCAGCGAACCCTCACATCCTGGTCGTCGAGCGGGGCGGTCGCGGGGTCGCCGGGGCCTCGGAGGTCGCCTCGCGGGTGCGATCCATACGCGGGGTGCTCTCGGCCACGCCTTTC contains these protein-coding regions:
- the lysS gene encoding lysine--tRNA ligase is translated as MPEAPQPETPKPETPKPETNDLIRRRLEKLEALRAGGIDPFGQRFAVTHWAGELGRRFHAAGDDLLKQAGPVVVAGRVVALRHHGKTCFAHLRDQSGQIQLYARVDGLGERYALFTNLDVGDFIGVTGELFRTRTGELTVAVRSFEFLAKSLRPLPEKWHGLKDVETRYRRRYVDLVMNPQVREVFVIKSRLIREMRAFLDARGFLEVETPMMQPIPGGAAAKPFVTHHNALDMALYLRIAPELYLKRLVVGGLDRVYEINRSFRNEGISTQHNPEFTMLEFYQAYADYEDLMSLTEEMLAHLGREVLGATTLRYQGEEVSLAGPWPRLPFFDAISRAIGAAVGPETPEAALRKAAVAAGVPEPKAGAGAVGLWKDVFDTLVEQTLVQPTFITDFPIELSPLSKRKTGNPRLVDRFELFICRREIANAYSELNDPVDQRRRFEEQARERERGDEEAHWMDEDFVRALEYGMPPTAGEGIGIDRLAMLFTDSPSIRDVILFPHLRPERGQAGQPAPDDEEGEG